The DNA sequence AATGCAGTCCGCGGCTTTCGCGCCGCGACAGGGCGCTTTCCACGATCATCGAGGCTACGTCGACGAGGTTGCGCAATTCGAGCAGGTCGCGCGTGATGCGGAAATGCGCGTAGTACTCGTAGATCTCTTCGCGCAGCAGGCGGATGCGGTGCTGCGCGCGTTCCAGGCGCTTGGTGGTGCGCACGATGCCGACGTAGTTCCACATGAAGCGGCGCAGTTCGTCCCAGTTGTGGGCGATGACGACTTCCTCGTCGGCGTCGGTGACGCGGCTCTCGTCCCAGGCGGGAAGCGCGATCGTCTTCTGCTTCGGCTGCTGCTCGATATGCTTGGCTGCGGCGCGCCCCACAACCAGGCATTCCAGCAGCGAGTTGCTGGCCAGGCGGTTGGCGCCGTGCAAACCGGTATAGGCGGTTTCGCCGACCGCGTACAGGCCGGGCAGGTCGGTGCGGCCGAACATGTCGGTGACCACGCCGCCGCAGGTGAAGTGCACCGCAGGCACGACAGGGATCGGCTGCGTCGTGATGTCGATGCCCAGTTCCAGGCAACGTGCATGGATCGTCGGGAAGTGCTCCTTGAGGAATTCCGGCGGCTGGTGGCTGATGTCGAGTTCGACATAGTCGAGGCCGCGCTTTTTCATCTCGAAGTCGATTGCGCGCGCCACCACGTCGCGCGGCGCCAGTTCGGCTCGCTCGTCGTGCTCCGGCATGAAGCGCTTGCCGGCGGCGGGACCCGCGCCGGCCGGCAGCTTCAGCACGCCGCCTTCGCCTCGCACCGCCTCGCTGATCAGGAAAGACTTGGCATACGGGTGGTACAGGC is a window from the Noviherbaspirillum sp. UKPF54 genome containing:
- the nadB gene encoding L-aspartate oxidase, whose product is MKFDVAIVGSGLAGLSVALHLAQTRKVVIISKRSLLDGASNWAQGGIAAVLDSADSHEQHISDTLIAGAGLCDESATRFIIEHSREAIEWLIEQGVPFTRDPKAELGFHLTREGGHSQRRIIHAADATGHAVQVTLEQKARSHPNITILEHHYAIDVIKSDKLDASVGTPSCLGLYVQDVHTGKVMTLAADHTVLATGGAGKVYLYTTNPDTATGDGIAMAWRAGCRVANMEFIQFHPTCLYHPYAKSFLISEAVRGEGGVLKLPAGAGPAAGKRFMPEHDERAELAPRDVVARAIDFEMKKRGLDYVELDISHQPPEFLKEHFPTIHARCLELGIDITTQPIPVVPAVHFTCGGVVTDMFGRTDLPGLYAVGETAYTGLHGANRLASNSLLECLVVGRAAAKHIEQQPKQKTIALPAWDESRVTDADEEVVIAHNWDELRRFMWNYVGIVRTTKRLERAQHRIRLLREEIYEYYAHFRITRDLLELRNLVDVASMIVESALSRRESRGLHYSQDYPETLPKALPTVLSPAPR